One window from the genome of Anaerococcus sp. Marseille-Q7828 encodes:
- a CDS encoding YigZ family protein — MTDISSNEYKTVKGQNQSQFEEEKSVFITSISHVESEDEAKDFIGEISQKYKDATHNCTAYIINEIPLIKRYDDNGEPTGTAGLPMLSVLEKNELTNVAVVVTRYFGGKLLGKGGLVRAYSRGVSDVIDGNIVYKRPFYVVELIHSYNVLGQIENYLNENKIKIIGKDFTDKVSQRAYISLDTFEKIEKDLTNLTSGQINIEKKEVKMLFTK; from the coding sequence ATGACCGATATATCATCAAATGAATATAAGACCGTAAAGGGTCAAAATCAGAGTCAGTTTGAAGAAGAAAAATCAGTTTTTATTACAAGTATTTCCCATGTAGAAAGTGAAGATGAGGCCAAAGATTTTATAGGAGAGATTTCACAAAAATACAAAGATGCCACCCACAATTGTACGGCATATATAATAAATGAGATACCTCTTATAAAAAGATATGATGACAACGGAGAGCCAACTGGTACAGCTGGTCTACCCATGTTAAGTGTCCTAGAAAAAAATGAGCTTACAAATGTGGCTGTTGTCGTTACAAGGTATTTCGGTGGCAAGCTTTTGGGCAAGGGAGGTCTTGTTAGAGCTTATTCTAGGGGAGTAAGTGATGTAATCGATGGAAATATTGTTTACAAAAGACCTTTTTATGTAGTAGAATTAATTCATTCGTATAATGTTCTCGGTCAAATTGAAAATTATCTAAATGAAAATAAGATAAAGATTATAGGCAAAGATTTTACCGACAAGGTAAGTCAAAGAGCTTATATAAGTCTAGATACTTTTGAAAAAATCGAAAAGGATTTGACCAATTTGACCAGTGGACAAATAAATATTGAAAAAAAAGAAGTAAAAATGCTTTTTACTAAGTAG
- the lgt gene encoding prolipoprotein diacylglyceryl transferase produces the protein MTFNIDPVAFSIFGIKIYWYALIIVFGVILGTQFAKKEFVRRGFEEDFIYDILFVILPSGIIGARLWYVIFMWDYYSQNPGQILNIRGGGLAIHGGIIFGTLALYLYSKRKEVPFLDMTDVMIPSLALGQGIGRWGNFVNQEAHGGPTDLPWGIIIDGVKVHPTFLYESLGDIIIFLILINWHKNNPDKGKISASYLIGYGILRFFVEGLRTDSLYWGPLRTAQIISLVFILLGGVLFFISNKKNLPPYFKSKKQVEKKQNIINFK, from the coding sequence ATGACTTTTAATATAGACCCCGTAGCTTTTTCGATTTTTGGTATAAAAATATATTGGTATGCTTTAATCATAGTATTTGGGGTCATACTTGGAACACAATTTGCCAAAAAAGAATTTGTAAGAAGAGGTTTTGAAGAAGACTTTATCTATGATATCCTATTTGTCATTTTGCCAAGCGGGATAATCGGTGCAAGACTTTGGTATGTAATCTTCATGTGGGATTACTATTCACAAAACCCTGGACAAATTCTAAATATAAGAGGTGGAGGGTTAGCTATTCACGGTGGAATAATATTTGGAACCCTTGCCCTTTACCTATATTCCAAACGCAAAGAAGTACCTTTCCTAGATATGACAGATGTTATGATACCATCCCTTGCTCTAGGCCAAGGCATAGGCAGGTGGGGAAACTTTGTAAATCAAGAAGCTCACGGTGGACCTACAGACCTGCCTTGGGGAATAATAATTGATGGAGTAAAAGTTCATCCCACTTTCCTCTACGAATCTCTTGGAGATATAATAATATTTTTGATATTAATAAATTGGCACAAAAATAATCCAGACAAGGGCAAAATTTCAGCCTCGTATTTGATAGGCTATGGAATATTGAGATTCTTTGTAGAGGGACTAAGGACAGACTCCCTATACTGGGGCCCACTAAGAACAGCTCAAATCATTTCCCTAGTATTTATATTGTTGGGAGGAGTTTTATTTTTTATATCAAATAAGAAAAATCTCCCACCTTATTTTAAGTCCAAAAAACAAGTGGAAAAGAAGCAAAACATCATAAATTTCAAATAA
- a CDS encoding YebC/PmpR family DNA-binding transcriptional regulator, with translation MSGHNKWSKIKNKKGSEDAKRGKIFTKHARNITVAARQGGDNPDYNPALKAAIDKAKADNMPNDNIDRAIKKATGEGAGDNYQRIIYEGYGPGGVAIIVDCLTDNVQRTAPDVRHAFDKNGGNLGTDGSVMFMFDQKGIILVDGKDKDFDSFMMDALEAGADDVSEEGEFFEAITSVEAFNDAKESLEGSGYESKRAEITYLAQNYIEVDESHHKALEKLIDSLEDNDDVQEVYTNWQEPDEEE, from the coding sequence ATGTCAGGACATAATAAGTGGAGCAAGATTAAAAACAAAAAAGGAAGTGAAGATGCCAAAAGAGGCAAGATCTTTACCAAACACGCTAGAAATATCACTGTAGCAGCTCGTCAGGGGGGAGATAATCCAGACTATAACCCAGCACTAAAGGCGGCAATTGATAAGGCAAAGGCAGATAATATGCCAAATGATAACATCGACCGTGCCATCAAAAAAGCAACAGGTGAGGGAGCAGGAGATAATTACCAAAGGATAATCTATGAGGGCTATGGTCCAGGTGGAGTAGCTATCATAGTAGATTGTCTTACAGATAATGTTCAAAGAACTGCACCGGATGTTCGCCATGCCTTTGACAAAAATGGTGGAAATTTGGGAACAGATGGATCAGTTATGTTTATGTTCGACCAAAAGGGAATAATACTTGTTGACGGTAAAGACAAGGACTTCGATAGCTTTATGATGGATGCTCTTGAAGCTGGAGCAGATGATGTAAGCGAAGAAGGCGAATTTTTTGAAGCTATAACAAGTGTCGAAGCTTTTAATGATGCAAAGGAAAGTCTAGAAGGGTCTGGCTATGAGAGCAAAAGAGCTGAGATAACATATCTTGCTCAAAACTATATTGAAGTTGACGAAAGCCACCACAAGGCCCTAGAAAAATTAATTGATAGCCTAGAAGATAACGATGACGTACAAGAAGTATATACAAACTGGCAAGAACCAGACGAGGAAGAATAA
- the mraZ gene encoding division/cell wall cluster transcriptional repressor MraZ, which translates to MFLGEFTHKLDSKNRIMIPSEFRDDLTEEFFITKGPENSLVIYTKDEFDKQSVRLDNLINENKKNRAIKRLFFSSTIKTSLDKQGRVLLNKNLRDYANIESEAMIIGNNTTIELWDVDTWQAYINEVEVNLSDIMDE; encoded by the coding sequence ATGTTTTTAGGAGAATTTACTCACAAGTTAGATTCAAAAAATAGAATAATGATTCCTAGTGAATTTCGTGATGATTTGACTGAAGAATTTTTTATCACAAAGGGACCAGAGAATTCTTTGGTGATTTATACCAAGGATGAATTTGATAAGCAAAGCGTAAGGCTTGATAATCTCATAAATGAAAACAAAAAAAATAGGGCCATAAAAAGACTATTTTTCTCATCCACAATCAAGACTAGTCTAGACAAACAAGGCAGGGTTTTGCTAAATAAGAATTTAAGAGATTATGCAAATATCGAAAGTGAGGCTATGATTATCGGCAACAACACAACAATTGAGTTGTGGGATGTAGATACATGGCAAGCTTATATAAATGAAGTCGAGGTGAATTTATCCGATATTATGGATGAATAA
- the mraY gene encoding phospho-N-acetylmuramoyl-pentapeptide-transferase — MTDMFKIAIISILSSIVLGYAILPILRNMKVGQNIRKEGPKSHYQKAGTPTMGGIIFLIAALLITLIYVPFNLSSAIIIIAFLGYGAIGFIDDYRKLVLKQSEGLNPKQKIILQFGLAILITILAFINDKDSVMKMTIPFSNYPLSVSILGFPILIFIIVGTTNAVNLTDGLDGLATSVSLPVFITLFLISTKDSSRIFSIIMFGVLLGFLLFNSNPASVFMGDTGSMAIGGAVVALAIIERIPIYLVIFGGVYVMETLSVMIQVFSYRHRNKKRVFLMTPIHHHFELKGYKEPKIVSGFTIVSVLLCLITLVAIL, encoded by the coding sequence ATGACAGATATGTTTAAGATTGCTATTATTAGTATTTTATCTTCTATAGTTTTAGGCTATGCTATACTTCCCATACTAAGAAATATGAAAGTGGGACAAAACATTAGAAAAGAAGGTCCAAAAAGCCACTACCAAAAAGCAGGTACACCTACCATGGGTGGAATAATATTTTTGATAGCAGCACTTTTGATAACTTTAATCTATGTTCCATTTAATCTAAGCTCTGCAATTATAATAATTGCATTTCTTGGCTACGGAGCCATTGGTTTTATAGACGACTATAGAAAACTAGTTTTAAAGCAATCTGAAGGATTAAACCCAAAACAAAAAATAATACTACAATTTGGCCTAGCTATACTTATTACAATATTAGCTTTTATTAACGACAAAGATAGTGTAATGAAAATGACAATACCATTTTCAAACTATCCGCTATCTGTAAGCATCCTAGGTTTTCCAATCTTGATATTTATCATAGTAGGAACAACAAATGCAGTTAACCTGACTGACGGCCTAGATGGACTTGCTACAAGCGTATCACTTCCAGTCTTTATCACCTTATTTTTGATAAGTACAAAAGACTCATCAAGAATATTTTCTATTATAATGTTTGGAGTGCTATTAGGATTTTTGTTATTTAACTCAAATCCAGCTTCAGTATTCATGGGTGATACAGGATCTATGGCAATAGGTGGGGCTGTTGTTGCCCTTGCTATCATTGAAAGAATTCCAATCTATTTAGTGATATTTGGTGGAGTTTATGTGATGGAAACTTTATCAGTAATGATTCAAGTATTCTCATATAGGCATAGAAACAAGAAAAGAGTATTTTTGATGACTCCAATCCACCATCACTTTGAGTTAAAAGGATACAAGGAGCCAAAAATTGTAAGTGGCTTTACAATAGTTAGTGTTTTATTATGTTTAATAACATTGGTGGCAATTTTATGA
- a CDS encoding transglycosylase domain-containing protein — protein MFKKIASIVLKLILIVLLFVGSIGIVLAGLAGGAILEVMKTAPEIDPNIIKYEMSQNSTIVDEDGNEVDSIATSEYREIVDNKQIPDDLKHAFIAVEDERFESHPGLDFKSILGSAIDNFKAGGIVRGGSTITQQLARNTYLTNDQTYERKIKEIFLALEIEDALDKDEILSAYLNRVFMGQNSYGVQAAARTYFNKDVSELNLAQCAALAGIVQSPSENSLYKAIKTSEVTDQKVLGEFTIEGEKYSAIYNPEPYKRQKYALEKMLELGYISNKEYKEAVDFDVAASIVPAERSNTEIANYFNSLLERQVVKKLQELYDMSENQAWDRLYYGGLRITTTIDEDMQKELEAIYADFSSYIMGDTSGYQQAPLLDLNYDQYGNILNKEGNLLYYAQSNILNDDNDLRLRPDEAWFDDHGNLVLKTYKAYLDQTNLIFRNFYTLDENNKNLRTHRTGHIAFGSNEEISLDEEQNIVISKDYLDKNEDLLTAYDDGSFSLSKDYYDIDLEGVIQPQSSTVVIDQQNGHIKAIMGGRDQTGIRLLDRASVIPRQPGSSIKPIATYTPALDNGYNLATGMDDVPVIKTEDDKPWPKNVYEYYMGVIPIRKAIEYSINTIAVRTLKEIGIPTSLEYLKNFGIIKEDGDDNFVTKEDNAQTNDENLAAMGLGAMTRGLTTLDMTAAYAALANKGTYNEPLTFSKIEDSTGKVLFDDDNVTTHEVTTEDTAYQITSALQSTGKYYNNIYIDDMDFATKTGTTDNQVDFWCMGYTPYYTVGIWMGSDDQNLHLNGTSIQRAALMWNVINNHILEGYEIKQFERPDSIVEMQVDTMSGKLPSEISAWDPRGTVITEIFGPKNTPTEEDDVHVMVTVDSRNNLLASDVTPSWAVENRAFIKPKSNYDPNEFGGILPRDWNYRPPTEYSTLIYVPPEEDEDDEDDEDKDEKDKDKDENGDNPNAGSGTNNNQQNPGSGTGTDGNRGF, from the coding sequence ATGTTTAAGAAAATTGCCTCTATAGTGTTAAAACTCATATTAATAGTCCTACTATTTGTTGGATCTATAGGAATTGTCTTAGCCGGCCTTGCTGGCGGTGCAATCCTTGAGGTTATGAAAACTGCTCCAGAGATAGATCCTAACATTATCAAATATGAGATGAGTCAAAACTCCACTATAGTTGATGAAGATGGTAATGAAGTAGATTCAATAGCTACTAGCGAATACAGAGAAATAGTTGACAATAAACAAATCCCAGATGATTTGAAACATGCTTTTATAGCTGTTGAAGATGAGAGATTTGAAAGTCACCCAGGACTAGACTTTAAGTCCATATTAGGATCAGCCATAGATAACTTCAAGGCTGGCGGTATCGTCCGTGGTGGTTCAACTATAACCCAACAATTGGCACGTAATACTTACCTTACAAATGACCAAACTTATGAAAGAAAAATCAAAGAAATTTTCCTAGCCCTAGAGATTGAAGATGCCTTGGATAAGGACGAAATACTAAGCGCTTACCTAAACCGTGTATTTATGGGCCAAAACTCATACGGTGTCCAAGCAGCTGCAAGAACCTACTTTAATAAGGATGTTTCCGAGCTAAACCTTGCTCAATGTGCCGCTCTTGCAGGTATTGTCCAATCTCCATCAGAAAATTCACTTTATAAGGCTATCAAAACTAGCGAAGTGACTGACCAAAAAGTTTTGGGCGAGTTTACTATTGAAGGTGAAAAATATTCTGCAATTTATAACCCGGAACCATACAAGAGACAAAAATATGCCCTAGAGAAAATGCTTGAACTTGGCTATATTTCAAACAAAGAGTACAAAGAAGCTGTTGACTTTGATGTGGCCGCATCAATTGTTCCAGCCGAAAGATCTAATACAGAAATCGCAAACTACTTTAACTCTCTTCTTGAAAGACAAGTTGTCAAAAAACTTCAAGAACTTTACGACATGAGCGAAAACCAAGCTTGGGATAGGCTATATTACGGCGGACTTAGGATAACAACAACTATTGATGAAGATATGCAAAAAGAACTTGAAGCAATCTATGCTGACTTTTCATCATATATTATGGGCGACACATCAGGCTACCAACAAGCCCCACTCTTGGATTTAAATTATGACCAATATGGCAATATTTTAAATAAAGAAGGTAATTTACTTTATTATGCTCAATCAAATATATTAAATGACGATAATGATCTAAGATTAAGACCTGACGAAGCTTGGTTTGATGATCATGGCAACCTAGTTCTAAAGACCTACAAGGCATATCTTGACCAAACCAACTTGATATTTAGGAATTTCTACACACTTGATGAGAATAATAAGAATCTTAGAACCCACAGAACGGGCCACATTGCCTTTGGATCCAATGAAGAAATCAGCCTAGATGAAGAGCAAAATATAGTTATTTCCAAAGATTATTTAGATAAAAATGAAGATTTACTGACTGCATACGATGATGGATCTTTCTCACTATCAAAAGATTATTACGATATTGACCTTGAAGGGGTAATCCAACCTCAATCATCAACTGTAGTAATAGACCAACAAAACGGTCACATCAAGGCCATAATGGGTGGTCGTGACCAAACCGGTATTAGATTACTCGATAGGGCATCTGTTATTCCTAGACAGCCTGGTTCATCTATCAAACCAATCGCAACTTATACTCCTGCCTTGGACAATGGATATAACCTTGCTACTGGTATGGACGATGTTCCTGTTATAAAAACAGAAGATGACAAACCTTGGCCAAAGAATGTGTACGAATATTATATGGGCGTTATTCCAATCAGAAAAGCCATAGAATATTCTATCAATACAATTGCAGTAAGAACCCTAAAAGAAATTGGTATTCCAACAAGCTTAGAGTATCTCAAAAACTTCGGAATCATCAAAGAAGATGGCGATGATAACTTTGTTACAAAAGAAGATAATGCTCAAACCAATGACGAAAACCTTGCTGCCATGGGTCTTGGAGCAATGACTAGAGGTCTTACAACACTTGATATGACTGCAGCCTATGCAGCCCTTGCAAACAAGGGAACCTATAATGAACCATTGACCTTCTCAAAAATAGAAGATTCTACTGGCAAGGTATTATTTGATGATGACAATGTAACTACTCATGAAGTTACAACAGAAGATACAGCTTACCAAATAACCTCTGCCCTCCAATCAACTGGTAAGTATTACAACAATATTTATATAGACGATATGGATTTTGCAACCAAGACAGGTACAACAGACAACCAAGTTGACTTCTGGTGTATGGGCTATACCCCATATTACACAGTTGGTATATGGATGGGTTCAGATGACCAAAACTTACACTTGAACGGCACATCAATCCAAAGAGCTGCCTTGATGTGGAATGTTATAAATAACCACATACTAGAAGGTTACGAGATTAAACAATTTGAAAGACCTGATAGCATAGTAGAAATGCAAGTGGACACTATGAGTGGTAAACTACCTTCTGAGATCTCTGCTTGGGACCCACGTGGAACTGTGATTACAGAAATATTTGGACCAAAGAATACTCCAACAGAAGAAGATGATGTTCACGTAATGGTTACTGTAGACTCAAGAAATAATCTCCTAGCATCTGATGTTACACCAAGCTGGGCTGTAGAAAATAGAGCCTTTATAAAGCCAAAGAGCAACTATGATCCTAATGAATTTGGTGGCATCTTGCCAAGAGACTGGAATTACAGACCACCAACAGAATATTCAACCCTTATCTATGTCCCACCTGAAGAAGACGAAGATGATGAGGACGATGAAGATAAAGATGAAAAGGACAAAGACAAAGACGAAAACGGTGATAATCCAAATGCTGGTTCAGGAACTAATAACAACCAACAAAATCCTGGATCCGGTACAGGAACTGACGGCAACCGTGGATTTTAG
- the hflX gene encoding GTPase HflX codes for MQEVIQVNVLNRDDDLDNKIYELESLINTAGGKSLAYVSQVVDKVNPRYYIGKGKVSEIKDLAEKLSIDTVIFDVELSASQLYNLEEELKLHVVDWTSLILDIFALRANTKESRLKIKLAQLKYQLPRLNKWFSYLSRQAGGIGTRGPGETMLETDRRAVVRDIKSLESQLKDVEKTKKINRKARTNIHNISLLGYTNAGKSTILNQMMKLFGKDKYVYSDDLLFATLDTSTRRLDFANTKVTLTDTVGFIDNLSEELNDSFLTTLDEIKFADMLLIVIDASHNIEHQIHAIEKALEDIEVADKEILYVFNKMDKVDDKLKVELFKRDRDRIYISARDDDDIIRLKEKIVSIIKSDYQRVNMHIPFAHGEVLDYMMTNYDIENTEYDPDGTNIEFDISKEDLNKYDRYIIK; via the coding sequence ATGCAGGAAGTAATTCAAGTTAATGTTTTAAATAGAGATGATGATTTAGACAATAAAATATACGAATTGGAATCATTAATTAACACGGCTGGGGGTAAGTCCCTGGCCTATGTCAGCCAAGTAGTAGATAAGGTTAATCCTAGATACTACATAGGTAAGGGCAAGGTTAGTGAGATTAAAGATTTGGCAGAAAAGCTATCGATAGACACAGTTATATTTGATGTGGAACTATCAGCTAGCCAACTATATAACCTAGAAGAAGAACTAAAACTTCACGTAGTAGATTGGACAAGTTTGATACTAGATATCTTTGCCTTGCGTGCTAATACCAAGGAAAGTAGGCTAAAAATCAAACTAGCTCAGCTCAAATATCAGTTACCTAGACTTAACAAGTGGTTTTCATATCTGTCTAGGCAGGCTGGTGGTATAGGTACCAGAGGACCTGGTGAAACCATGCTTGAGACTGATAGGCGTGCTGTCGTTAGAGATATCAAATCTTTGGAAAGTCAGCTTAAGGATGTAGAAAAAACTAAGAAAATAAACAGGAAAGCCAGGACAAATATCCACAATATTTCTCTTTTGGGCTACACCAATGCAGGTAAGTCTACTATCTTAAATCAAATGATGAAATTATTTGGCAAGGATAAGTACGTTTATTCTGATGACTTGCTATTTGCAACTCTTGATACATCAACTAGGAGGCTAGACTTTGCCAATACCAAGGTTACCCTCACAGATACAGTTGGTTTTATAGACAATTTGTCAGAAGAACTTAACGATTCTTTTTTGACAACCTTAGATGAGATAAAATTTGCAGATATGCTCTTGATTGTAATAGATGCAAGTCACAACATAGAACACCAAATCCATGCGATAGAAAAAGCCCTAGAAGACATAGAAGTAGCCGATAAGGAGATACTTTATGTCTTCAATAAGATGGATAAGGTTGATGATAAGCTTAAGGTTGAGCTTTTCAAAAGGGATAGGGATAGGATTTATATATCAGCAAGGGATGACGATGATATAATAAGACTTAAGGAAAAAATCGTATCAATAATAAAAAGCGATTACCAAAGAGTAAATATGCACATACCATTTGCCCATGGGGAAGTTTTGGACTATATGATGACAAATTACGATATAGAAAATACCGAATATGACCCAGATGGCACTAATATAGAATTTGATATATCAAAAGAGGACTTAAACAAATATGACCGATATATCATCAAATGA
- a CDS encoding GlsB/YeaQ/YmgE family stress response membrane protein: MFNQTGIIMTLVLGALAGWIASMIMGKDAQMGGVANIIVGIIGSVIGGWIYDAFFLKGAAPSTFTQVLWAVIGAVILLWIINLITNKSKKGNTKKRF, translated from the coding sequence ATGTTTAATCAAACAGGAATTATTATGACCCTAGTCCTAGGCGCATTAGCTGGATGGATTGCTAGTATGATTATGGGCAAAGATGCTCAAATGGGAGGCGTTGCTAACATCATAGTTGGCATTATCGGTTCTGTTATAGGTGGATGGATTTATGATGCATTCTTCCTAAAGGGAGCTGCTCCAAGCACATTTACCCAAGTATTATGGGCAGTAATTGGTGCTGTAATCTTACTATGGATTATTAACTTAATTACTAATAAGAGTAAAAAGGGTAATACAAAGAAAAGATTCTAA
- the rsmH gene encoding 16S rRNA (cytosine(1402)-N(4))-methyltransferase RsmH, which translates to MEFEHISVLAEETIENLNIKPDGIYADLTLGKGGHSKKILEKLSDKGRLIAFDQDKEAIMAAKENLKDFSNVIYVNTNFENFESTLKDLNISKIDGALMDIGVSSYQIDNASRGFSYMHDGPLDMRMDVENELTAETIVNEYSKEELTEIFSKYGEERFSKTIARNIVDYRNKQRIDTTFKLRDIVNKSVRTKEAHPEKRVFQALRIEVNRELEVLENTIEDVVDHLNVGGRLCIITFHSLEDRIVKNKFKDLEKDCTCPPGLPVCVCDTVRKVKIITNKPIVAGKKELSENSRSKSAKLRVCQRV; encoded by the coding sequence ATGGAATTTGAACATATTTCTGTTTTGGCAGAAGAAACTATAGAAAATTTGAATATAAAACCTGACGGAATTTATGCAGACCTTACACTTGGCAAGGGTGGCCATAGCAAGAAAATCTTGGAAAAATTATCTGATAAGGGTAGGCTAATAGCCTTTGACCAAGATAAGGAAGCTATAATGGCTGCCAAGGAAAATCTTAAGGATTTTTCAAATGTAATTTACGTCAATACCAATTTTGAAAATTTTGAATCGACTTTGAAAGATTTGAATATTTCAAAAATAGATGGTGCTTTGATGGATATTGGTGTCAGCTCGTATCAAATTGATAATGCTAGCCGTGGATTTTCATATATGCACGATGGCCCACTTGATATGAGAATGGATGTCGAAAATGAGTTAACAGCAGAGACAATTGTAAACGAGTATTCCAAAGAAGAACTTACTGAAATCTTCTCCAAATACGGTGAGGAAAGATTTTCTAAAACTATAGCTAGAAATATTGTCGATTATAGAAATAAACAGCGAATAGATACGACTTTCAAATTAAGAGATATAGTTAATAAATCGGTAAGAACTAAGGAAGCTCATCCAGAAAAAAGGGTTTTTCAAGCCCTACGTATTGAAGTTAATAGGGAACTAGAAGTATTGGAAAATACTATAGAAGATGTGGTTGATCATCTAAATGTTGGTGGTAGACTTTGTATCATAACATTTCACTCACTAGAAGATAGGATTGTCAAAAACAAGTTCAAGGACCTGGAAAAAGACTGTACTTGTCCACCAGGACTCCCAGTATGTGTTTGTGATACTGTTAGGAAAGTAAAGATTATCACCAACAAACCAATTGTTGCAGGAAAGAAAGAATTAAGTGAGAATTCTAGATCAAAAAGCGCTAAGCTTAGAGTATGTCAGAGGGTTTAA
- the murD gene encoding UDP-N-acetylmuramoyl-L-alanine--D-glutamate ligase — MRKVLVYGLGVSGISTVKSLAEMDYQVYTYDKNKIEIEQLKGYNYSPISDSKIMDIDYDFVVKSPGIKPSDDLLVRLAEKYEIISDIELSYRLFPDKKFLAITGTNGKTSTTSMISHILNENGIRAISVGNIGEGILWQMKNNDAVFVEELSSFQLKDTSSYHPHIGAILNISPDHIDWHGSYEDYINSKFNIAKNQDNNDYLIINHEDEILSKNKDKFKANIYEFSSKREITKGLYLENDKIIFSEADKKIEVLDVKDLKIIGNHNYENLMAAILETYLFGLDFDQIAKASKTFVSIEHRLEFVDEVCGVKIYNDSKGTNVDSSIKAINSFTDPIIIIGGGYDKKIDYSDYVKAFTKNGKEMIILGETKEMLKDLCQKYSVKYKVVDDMDQAVRYAVSIAQSPDIILLSPASASWDMYDSYQTRGRDFKEKIDKYKGNIK; from the coding sequence ATGAGAAAAGTTTTAGTATACGGACTTGGTGTCAGTGGTATATCCACAGTTAAAAGCCTAGCTGAGATGGACTATCAAGTTTATACTTATGATAAAAATAAAATAGAAATTGAACAATTGAAGGGCTATAATTATAGCCCTATTTCTGATTCAAAAATCATGGATATTGACTATGATTTTGTGGTAAAATCTCCAGGAATCAAGCCTAGTGACGATTTATTGGTAAGATTAGCGGAAAAATATGAAATAATTTCTGATATAGAATTATCTTATAGGCTTTTTCCTGATAAGAAGTTTTTAGCTATTACTGGAACTAACGGTAAGACTTCTACAACTTCTATGATTAGTCATATCTTAAATGAAAATGGAATTAGGGCCATATCTGTAGGTAATATTGGCGAGGGTATTTTGTGGCAGATGAAAAATAATGATGCTGTTTTTGTTGAAGAGCTTTCATCTTTTCAGCTAAAAGACACATCTTCCTACCATCCACACATAGGAGCTATACTAAATATAAGTCCAGATCATATAGACTGGCATGGATCTTACGAGGATTATATAAATTCTAAGTTTAATATTGCCAAGAACCAAGATAACAATGATTACCTAATCATTAACCATGAGGATGAGATTTTATCTAAGAACAAGGATAAATTTAAGGCAAATATTTATGAGTTTTCAAGTAAGAGAGAAATTACTAAGGGTTTATATTTAGAAAATGATAAAATAATCTTTTCTGAAGCTGATAAAAAAATAGAAGTCCTAGATGTCAAAGATTTAAAAATAATAGGTAATCACAATTATGAAAATTTGATGGCAGCTATTCTTGAAACTTACCTATTTGGACTAGATTTTGATCAAATAGCAAAGGCAAGCAAGACTTTTGTGTCTATAGAACACCGCCTAGAATTTGTTGATGAAGTTTGTGGCGTGAAGATATATAATGATTCTAAGGGTACAAATGTTGATAGTTCTATAAAGGCAATCAATAGCTTCACAGATCCTATAATTATAATAGGAGGGGGCTATGACAAGAAGATTGACTATAGTGACTATGTAAAAGCTTTTACAAAAAACGGCAAAGAAATGATTATCCTTGGCGAAACTAAGGAAATGCTAAAAGATTTGTGCCAAAAATATTCTGTTAAATACAAAGTAGTTGATGATATGGACCAGGCTGTAAGATATGCTGTAAGCATAGCGCAAAGTCCTGATATCATCTTGCTATCTCCAGCTAGTGCAAGCTGGGATATGTACGATTCCTACCAAACTAGGGGTCGAGATTTTAAAGAAAAGATTGATAAGTACAAAGGAAATATTAAATGA